The Microbacterium foliorum genome has a window encoding:
- the purM gene encoding phosphoribosylformylglycinamidine cyclo-ligase: MAASPTNPYSEAGVDTAAGDLAVELMKSSVRATHGPEVLGGVGGFAGLFDASALRDFRRPLLATSTDGVGTKVAIAQAIDKHDTIGQDLVGMVVDDIVVVGAKPLFMTDYIACGKVFPQRIADIVRGIAEACAATGTALVGGETAEHPGLLGPRDYDVAGAATGVVEADAILGADRVQDGDVVLGVASSGLHSNGYSLVRHIVTNAGIGYGDNAADFGMTWGETLLEPTRLYTLPLLRLIEKLGPSTGSGTGAVHALSHVTGGGIAANLARVLPQGSWAEVDRSTWSPSPVFRVLSDIAGSTLESAEGTWNLGIGFLAVISAEAKDAAIAALAAEGMPAWQVGTVGFGARPDGEFEQGAKGVDGGAVRLVGAYADGAK; the protein is encoded by the coding sequence GTGGCTGCCTCCCCCACCAATCCCTATTCCGAAGCCGGCGTCGACACCGCTGCAGGTGATCTCGCCGTCGAGCTGATGAAGTCTTCCGTGCGCGCGACGCACGGCCCTGAAGTGCTGGGCGGTGTGGGCGGATTCGCGGGCCTGTTCGACGCCAGCGCGCTGCGCGACTTCCGCCGACCGCTGCTCGCCACGAGCACCGACGGCGTCGGCACCAAGGTCGCCATCGCGCAGGCCATCGACAAGCACGACACGATCGGCCAGGACCTGGTCGGCATGGTCGTCGACGACATCGTCGTGGTGGGAGCGAAGCCGCTCTTCATGACCGACTACATCGCCTGCGGCAAGGTGTTCCCACAGCGCATCGCCGACATCGTGCGCGGCATCGCCGAGGCGTGCGCCGCGACGGGCACCGCGCTCGTCGGCGGAGAGACCGCCGAGCACCCCGGGCTCCTCGGACCCCGCGACTACGACGTCGCGGGTGCGGCGACGGGTGTCGTCGAGGCCGACGCGATCCTCGGCGCTGATCGCGTGCAGGACGGAGACGTGGTCCTCGGGGTCGCGTCGAGCGGTCTGCACTCCAACGGCTACTCGCTCGTGCGTCACATCGTCACGAACGCGGGCATCGGCTACGGCGACAACGCCGCCGACTTCGGCATGACATGGGGCGAGACCCTGCTCGAGCCGACCCGCCTCTACACGCTTCCCCTGCTGCGTCTCATCGAGAAGCTGGGCCCTTCGACAGGCTCAGGAACCGGCGCGGTCCACGCGCTCAGCCATGTGACCGGCGGCGGCATCGCCGCCAACCTCGCACGCGTGCTCCCGCAGGGGAGCTGGGCGGAGGTCGATCGCAGCACGTGGTCTCCGAGCCCCGTCTTCCGGGTGCTCAGCGACATCGCGGGATCGACGCTGGAGTCGGCCGAGGGCACGTGGAATCTCGGCATCGGCTTCCTCGCGGTCATCTCGGCGGAGGCGAAGGACGCGGCGATCGCCGCCCTCGCGGCCGAGGGCATGCCCGCCTGGCAGGTCGGCACGGTGGGCTTCGGTGCCCGCCCGGACGGCGAGTTCGAACAGGGCGCCAAGGGCGTCGACGGTGGAGCGGTGCGCCTGGTCGGCGCCTACGCGGACGGAGCGAAGTAA
- a CDS encoding sterol carrier family protein: MPPRKIDIIDGRAALDTVRRADAAGEKPARTALATAVRYLLQLLDEKAPGNSVEVRVPPFGAVQVIQGPRHTRGTPPNVVEMDAATWIAVATGAEHWVDAASSGRVSASGTRADLADVLPLRP; this comes from the coding sequence ATGCCCCCGAGGAAGATCGACATCATCGACGGCCGAGCGGCTCTCGACACGGTGCGACGAGCGGATGCCGCGGGCGAGAAGCCGGCGCGCACGGCCCTGGCGACGGCGGTGCGCTACCTGCTGCAGCTGCTCGACGAGAAGGCCCCGGGGAACAGCGTCGAGGTGCGGGTGCCGCCGTTCGGTGCCGTGCAGGTGATCCAGGGTCCGCGGCATACGCGAGGCACGCCGCCGAACGTCGTCGAGATGGATGCCGCGACCTGGATCGCGGTCGCCACGGGCGCCGAGCACTGGGTCGATGCCGCATCGTCCGGCCGGGTCAGCGCCTCGGGCACGCGGGCCGACCTCGCCGACGTGCTGCCGCTGCGACCCTGA
- the purD gene encoding phosphoribosylamine--glycine ligase translates to MKILVLGSGAREHAIILALRAEKAEHDVFVAPGNAGMADDAIPVTLDVLDGAAVTTFANEQAIDLVVIGPEAPLVAGVADVLRAHGIPVFGPGKAAAQLEGSKSFAKRIMDAAGVPTGRAVRATTTAEVESAFDDLGAPYVVKADGLAAGKGVIVTSDRGDARAHAENYLPSGPVLIEEFLSGPEVSLFFLSDGDTVRALSPAQDFKRALDGDEGPNTGGMGAYSPLPWLAEDFGSERAFVEEVTRDVALPVIRQLDSEGTPFIGLLYAGLILTPAGVRVIEFNARFGDPETQIVLPRLTTPLSELLFAAASGTLEDQPEPVFSDDVAITVVLASEGYPDAPQTGRPIEGLADAAAVEGVRLVHAATASPDAPGGSLIATGGRVLNVVAVAADFPTARERAYEAIGRITLEGSHFRTDIAARVAE, encoded by the coding sequence GTGAAGATCCTCGTCCTCGGTTCCGGTGCCCGTGAGCACGCGATCATCCTCGCTCTGCGAGCAGAGAAGGCGGAGCACGACGTCTTCGTCGCTCCCGGCAATGCAGGAATGGCGGACGACGCGATCCCTGTCACGCTCGACGTGCTCGACGGCGCCGCGGTGACCACGTTCGCCAACGAGCAGGCGATCGATCTCGTCGTCATCGGTCCAGAGGCCCCCCTCGTCGCCGGCGTCGCCGACGTGCTCCGCGCGCACGGGATCCCGGTGTTCGGCCCCGGAAAGGCGGCGGCTCAGCTCGAGGGATCGAAGTCGTTCGCGAAGCGGATCATGGATGCCGCGGGCGTGCCCACCGGTCGGGCGGTGCGCGCCACCACCACCGCGGAGGTCGAGTCGGCATTCGACGACCTCGGCGCCCCCTATGTGGTGAAGGCCGACGGTCTCGCGGCGGGCAAGGGCGTCATCGTCACGTCCGACCGAGGAGACGCGCGCGCCCACGCCGAGAACTATCTGCCCTCCGGCCCTGTGCTGATCGAGGAGTTCCTCTCCGGCCCCGAGGTGTCGCTGTTCTTCCTGAGCGACGGCGACACCGTGCGCGCGCTCAGCCCCGCCCAGGACTTCAAGCGGGCACTCGACGGCGACGAAGGCCCCAACACCGGTGGGATGGGCGCGTACTCTCCCCTCCCCTGGCTCGCCGAGGACTTCGGCAGCGAGCGGGCGTTCGTCGAGGAGGTCACCCGCGATGTGGCGCTGCCGGTGATCCGTCAGCTCGACAGCGAGGGCACCCCGTTCATCGGCCTGCTCTACGCGGGACTCATCCTCACCCCGGCCGGTGTGCGCGTGATCGAGTTCAACGCCCGCTTCGGCGACCCCGAGACGCAGATCGTGCTGCCGCGCCTCACGACCCCCCTGTCGGAACTGCTGTTCGCCGCGGCATCCGGCACTCTCGAAGACCAGCCCGAGCCGGTCTTCAGCGACGACGTCGCCATCACCGTCGTGCTCGCGAGCGAGGGATACCCCGACGCACCGCAGACCGGCCGCCCGATCGAGGGTCTGGCCGACGCCGCGGCGGTCGAGGGCGTGCGCCTCGTGCATGCTGCGACTGCGAGCCCGGACGCCCCCGGCGGATCCCTCATCGCGACCGGCGGTCGTGTGCTGAACGTCGTCGCCGTGGCGGCGGACTTCCCCACCGCCCGCGAGCGCGCGTACGAGGCCATCGGCCGGATCACGCTCGAGGGGTCGCACTTCCGCACCGACATCGCCGCCCGCGTCGCGGAGTAG
- a CDS encoding amino acid ABC transporter ATP-binding protein, which translates to MSKIAVQNLHKSFGQNEVLKGIDLTVEDGEVVAVIGPSGSGKSTLLRCLNKLEEPTSGKVVIDGVDLTDKSVKLDEVRQRIGMVFQHFNLFPHMTVLENITLAPIELGKVTKAKARERGMALLERVGLTEKADAKPASLSGGQKQRVAIARALAMDPEIMLFDEATSALDPEMVGEVLQVIRDLASGGMTMVLVTHEMGFAREVSGRTVFMDDGVVVEEATPAELFGAPKNERLKDFLSKVL; encoded by the coding sequence ATGAGCAAGATCGCCGTGCAGAACCTGCACAAGTCCTTCGGCCAGAACGAGGTGCTCAAGGGCATCGACCTCACGGTGGAGGACGGCGAGGTCGTCGCCGTCATCGGGCCGTCGGGTTCGGGCAAGTCGACGCTGCTGCGCTGCCTCAACAAGCTCGAGGAGCCGACGTCGGGCAAGGTCGTCATCGACGGCGTCGACCTCACCGACAAGAGCGTCAAGCTCGACGAGGTGCGCCAGCGCATCGGCATGGTGTTCCAGCACTTCAATCTCTTCCCGCACATGACGGTTCTCGAGAACATCACGCTCGCCCCGATCGAGCTGGGCAAGGTCACGAAGGCGAAGGCCCGCGAGCGCGGGATGGCACTGCTCGAGAGGGTCGGTCTGACCGAGAAGGCGGATGCGAAGCCGGCATCCCTCTCCGGGGGACAGAAGCAGCGCGTGGCGATCGCCCGTGCGCTCGCGATGGACCCCGAGATCATGCTCTTCGACGAGGCCACCAGCGCGCTCGACCCCGAGATGGTCGGCGAGGTGCTGCAGGTGATCCGCGACCTCGCCTCCGGCGGGATGACGATGGTGCTGGTCACGCACGAGATGGGCTTCGCCCGCGAGGTCTCCGGCCGCACCGTGTTCATGGACGACGGAGTCGTCGTCGAGGAGGCGACGCCCGCCGAGCTGTTCGGAGCCCCGAAGAACGAGCGACTGAAGGACTTCCTCTCGAAGGTGCTCTGA
- a CDS encoding NUDIX hydrolase, which translates to MSETPDPLPGARAELLAAARRADAWARPFPPVVGPAHPASVLVLFGRLDSIPAQTDELTVAADLDVLLQRRAATLSSHPGQVSFPGGRREEQDADAVATALREAEEETGLDPAGVDVLATLTELPLAASNHVVTPVLAWWRSPSRVAAVDHAETVDVFRVPVAQLLDPETRFTSTLHRLGRTWKGPAFDVDGTIVWGFTAMVLDALFDATGWTREWDRSLERPIDL; encoded by the coding sequence ATGAGCGAGACCCCCGATCCCCTGCCCGGCGCGCGCGCCGAGCTGCTGGCCGCCGCCCGACGAGCGGATGCCTGGGCTCGCCCCTTCCCGCCGGTCGTCGGCCCCGCGCACCCGGCGTCGGTGTTGGTGCTGTTCGGCCGGCTCGACAGCATCCCGGCGCAGACCGACGAGCTGACCGTCGCCGCCGACCTCGATGTGCTGCTGCAGCGCCGCGCCGCCACGCTGTCGTCGCATCCGGGGCAGGTGTCGTTCCCCGGCGGCCGGCGTGAGGAGCAGGATGCGGATGCCGTGGCCACGGCCCTCCGCGAGGCCGAGGAGGAGACGGGTCTCGACCCCGCGGGCGTCGACGTGCTCGCGACGCTGACCGAGCTTCCGCTGGCGGCGAGCAATCACGTGGTGACCCCGGTGCTGGCATGGTGGCGTTCGCCGTCACGCGTTGCGGCGGTGGATCATGCCGAGACGGTCGACGTGTTCCGGGTGCCGGTGGCGCAGCTGCTCGACCCCGAGACCCGGTTCACCTCGACGCTGCACCGCCTGGGGCGCACCTGGAAGGGCCCCGCCTTCGACGTCGACGGGACGATCGTGTGGGGGTTCACCGCGATGGTGCTCGATGCGCTGTTCGACGCGACCGGGTGGACGCGGGAGTGGGACCGGTCGCTCGAGCGCCCGATCGACCTCTGA
- a CDS encoding amino acid ABC transporter substrate-binding protein/permease, translated as MIPHPSPASARLRTLGRTVGAMALTAFIAVGALLGGATAASAETSGETYVIGTDTTFAPFEFTDENGDLVGIDMDLLRAIAEDQGFEVEIRQLGFDAALQALQSNQVDGVMAGMSITEDRQQTFDFSDPYFTSGVQLGVLEASDIQSLDDLDGKAVAVKTGTQGQTFAEDNQDEFGYRITPYSDTTDMVDAVKAGQAVGYFEDFPVLAYGIQQGSGFRLIGEPELGGEYGFAVNKGMNPELIEMFNAGLENLQSSGEYDEIVDTYLSNGEATTQPTDIISVAVKYWPALMSGLGLTILATLVALVAAFILGIVFGFGRISKFLPFRWLATAYVFVFRGTPILVQAFFVFFAVPQLFPGLTFDPFVAGAITLSLNTGAYMTEIIRGGIQAVDPGQNEASRSLGLGHWKTMQKVVLPQAFRIMIPSFVNQGIITLKDTSLISVIGLAELTFQSRQIIASTYLSAQVLTIVAIIYFVVITLLTLLANRLERKFNA; from the coding sequence GTGATCCCACATCCCTCTCCTGCGTCCGCGCGCCTGCGCACGCTCGGACGTACCGTCGGAGCGATGGCGCTCACGGCGTTCATCGCGGTCGGTGCGCTGCTCGGCGGTGCGACCGCGGCATCCGCCGAGACCTCAGGCGAGACCTACGTCATCGGCACCGACACCACGTTCGCGCCGTTCGAATTCACCGATGAGAACGGCGACCTCGTCGGCATCGACATGGATCTGCTCCGTGCGATCGCCGAGGATCAGGGCTTCGAGGTCGAGATCCGCCAGCTCGGATTCGACGCCGCTCTGCAGGCCCTGCAGTCGAACCAGGTCGACGGCGTCATGGCGGGCATGTCGATCACCGAAGACCGCCAGCAGACGTTCGATTTCAGTGACCCCTACTTCACCAGCGGCGTCCAGCTCGGCGTGCTCGAAGCCAGTGACATCCAGTCGCTCGACGACCTCGACGGCAAGGCCGTCGCGGTCAAGACCGGCACCCAGGGTCAGACCTTCGCCGAAGACAACCAGGACGAGTTCGGCTACCGGATCACGCCCTATTCCGACACGACCGATATGGTCGACGCCGTCAAGGCCGGCCAGGCGGTCGGCTACTTCGAAGACTTCCCCGTGCTCGCGTACGGCATCCAGCAGGGATCGGGCTTCCGCCTGATCGGCGAACCCGAGCTCGGCGGAGAGTACGGCTTCGCCGTCAACAAGGGCATGAATCCCGAGCTGATCGAGATGTTCAACGCCGGCCTCGAGAACCTCCAGTCCTCGGGCGAGTACGACGAGATCGTCGACACGTACCTGAGCAACGGAGAGGCGACCACGCAGCCGACCGACATCATCTCGGTCGCGGTCAAGTACTGGCCCGCGCTGATGAGCGGTCTCGGTCTCACGATCCTCGCGACGCTCGTCGCCCTCGTCGCCGCGTTCATCCTCGGCATCGTGTTCGGCTTCGGGCGCATCTCGAAGTTCCTGCCGTTCCGCTGGCTCGCCACCGCCTACGTGTTCGTGTTCCGAGGAACGCCGATCCTCGTGCAGGCCTTCTTCGTGTTCTTCGCGGTCCCGCAGCTGTTCCCCGGGCTCACGTTCGACCCGTTCGTCGCCGGTGCGATCACGCTGTCCCTCAACACCGGCGCCTACATGACCGAGATCATCCGCGGCGGCATCCAGGCCGTCGATCCCGGGCAGAACGAGGCATCGCGTTCGCTGGGCCTCGGCCACTGGAAGACCATGCAGAAGGTCGTGCTGCCGCAGGCCTTCCGCATCATGATCCCGTCGTTCGTGAACCAGGGCATCATCACGCTCAAGGACACGTCGCTGATCAGCGTCATCGGCCTCGCCGAGCTGACGTTCCAGTCGCGTCAGATCATCGCCTCGACGTACCTGTCGGCGCAGGTGCTGACCATCGTCGCCATCATCTACTTCGTCGTGATCACGCTGCTGACGCTGCTCGCGAACCGCCTCGAGAGGAAGTTCAACGCATGA